Within the Prosthecobacter debontii genome, the region ATTTCTGCGAGACCGCTCTGGTCGCCTCCGCTGCCTGGCTGCTGCCACGGCTGCCTCGTTCTGTCATCCTGGCTCTGGCTCGGGGCATCGGGTCGGTGGCCTATTGCTTGGATGCTCGGGGGCGGAAAACGGCGCTGGAAAACCTGCGCGTGGCCTTTGGGAATCAATACACTCTGGCGGAGCGGAGGGGGATCGCGCGGCGTTCCTATCAGGTCTTTGCGCGCACGTTTCTGGATCTGTTCTGGTCCTCAGCCCTCACGCCGGAGACGTGGCAGGAGCATGTCTCCATCATCCTGCATGATCCCCAGGCGGAGGCTCAGGCACGGGAAACCGGCGGCGTGTGGGTGACGCCGCACTTTGGGAATTTCGAGTTCGTCAGTCTTGTTTGGGGCTTCCGCGGCGTGCCATTCACGGTGGTGGCGCAGGATTTTAAGAACCCGAGCCTGACGGCCATTTTTAAAAAGCTGCGTGAGCACTCCGGGCACAACGTCATCTCTCAGGAGAACGCCATGCTGAAGCTGATGAAGGCGCTGAAGCGGAAGGGCCACGCAGGTTTGCTCACCGACCTGAACATCCCGCCCGGCAAGGCCTCCACGGCCATTCGCTGCTTTGGCCTGCTCACCTGTGTACCCACGCTGCACGTGCAGTTGGCCAAGCGTCTGGAGCTTT harbors:
- a CDS encoding lysophospholipid acyltransferase family protein — translated: MKKLRYFCETALVASAAWLLPRLPRSVILALARGIGSVAYCLDARGRKTALENLRVAFGNQYTLAERRGIARRSYQVFARTFLDLFWSSALTPETWQEHVSIILHDPQAEAQARETGGVWVTPHFGNFEFVSLVWGFRGVPFTVVAQDFKNPSLTAIFKKLREHSGHNVISQENAMLKLMKALKRKGHAGLLTDLNIPPGKASTAIRCFGLLTCVPTLHVQLAKRLELSLMTGVARPLPDGRCEVSIFEALQPKPEDDVTALTQHVWDTFEKAIREHPECWLWMYKHWRYLPGQEPDPAYPDYAKPSRKFMKMLAEMAAARAGNAG